A region of bacterium DNA encodes the following proteins:
- a CDS encoding ABC transporter permease subunit, with protein MIRAAWFWVRGARGDRAAQSRSQETGAWIRAVYWKETLEAFRDRRSLLVTIVLPALIMPVVTLGIPYLEQRQAQQIKTATPQVAIQGDAPNLIHLAYTTKLVTPVHTGDAVKALKDRRVLAVLELPKNFESLVAKDRQPHAGVLYDASNPESVAARARVVDLISRYSQEVVARRLIARRINPRDLLPVVLDEHNVATQRQLSGLLLASLLPFFIAMWATVGGMSLAVDQAAGEKERGTLESLLVTPPSREAVVVGKFLSVLTASVGAVIVVVITMMVSLRWGYPYVLHSSQKLDVSLPVGTGIVMLGVAVLFAALMSGVELAMSIYAKSPREAQQFITPLYFITVLPALAVQYITEWQTTTWAYLLPVLNTFFGFRELLLGTTNWGHLVLAAVSCAFYAALAVELAVAMMSRESVIFRT; from the coding sequence ATGATCCGGGCCGCGTGGTTTTGGGTGCGGGGCGCCCGCGGTGACCGCGCGGCGCAGTCGCGGTCGCAGGAAACCGGCGCCTGGATCCGCGCGGTGTACTGGAAAGAGACGCTCGAGGCGTTCCGCGACCGGCGCAGCCTGTTGGTCACCATCGTGCTGCCGGCGCTGATCATGCCGGTCGTCACGCTCGGCATCCCGTACCTCGAGCAGCGCCAGGCGCAGCAGATCAAGACGGCGACGCCCCAGGTCGCGATTCAGGGCGACGCGCCGAACCTCATTCATCTCGCCTACACGACGAAGCTCGTCACGCCGGTGCACACCGGCGACGCCGTCAAGGCGCTCAAAGACCGGCGGGTGCTCGCCGTCCTCGAACTGCCGAAGAACTTCGAGAGTCTGGTGGCGAAGGACCGGCAGCCCCACGCGGGGGTGCTGTACGACGCGAGCAACCCCGAGAGTGTCGCGGCCCGCGCGCGCGTCGTCGACTTGATCTCCCGGTACAGTCAGGAGGTCGTGGCCCGGCGGCTGATCGCGCGCCGCATCAACCCGCGGGACCTGCTTCCCGTTGTGCTCGACGAGCACAACGTGGCGACGCAGCGGCAGCTTTCCGGCCTGCTGCTCGCCAGCCTGCTGCCGTTCTTCATCGCGATGTGGGCGACGGTCGGCGGGATGTCGCTCGCCGTGGACCAGGCCGCGGGCGAAAAGGAACGGGGGACCCTCGAGTCGCTGCTGGTGACGCCGCCGTCGCGCGAGGCGGTCGTCGTCGGCAAGTTCCTGTCTGTGCTCACCGCGTCCGTGGGCGCGGTGATCGTCGTCGTGATCACGATGATGGTCAGCCTCCGCTGGGGCTACCCGTATGTGCTGCACTCCTCGCAGAAGCTCGACGTGAGCCTTCCGGTCGGCACCGGCATCGTGATGCTGGGGGTCGCCGTCTTGTTCGCCGCGCTGATGAGCGGCGTGGAGCTCGCCATGAGCATCTACGCCAAGTCGCCGCGCGAGGCCCAGCAGTTCATCACGCCGCTCTACTTCATCACCGTGCTGCCGGCCCTCGCCGTGCAGTACATCACGGAGTGGCAGACGACTACGTGGGCGTATCTGCTGCCGGTCTTGAACACGTTCTTCGGCTTTCGCGAACTGCTGCTCGGCACCACGAACTGGGGGCACCTGGTGCTCGCGGCGGTGTCGTGCGCGTTCTATGCCGCGCTCGCGGTCGAACTGGCCGTTGCCATGATGAGCCGGGAATCGGTCATCTTCCGGACGTAA
- a CDS encoding site-2 protease family protein, producing the protein MVVSPEHFAAARAAVEASFPVQEVWFQNGRPAFTIMPGPDRKARFLELRERLSGLGVLPLMRRHDGETVILLASKPAAAPTAWRWPVLLFAATLATTFVAGYLDARGSCVPGLLAPVPGGIAFALSLMAILFCHEMGHKVVSIWRGIDASLPFFIPMPPLPGLAIGTLGAVIFTRTPAPNRDALIELGASGPLAGFVVAIPILLYGVQHSLVIPHAAIVARGCALVAVPTPLLVDLLIGRLLHPAATADVIIHPMAFAGWVGLLVTALNLLPASMLDGGHVTRAVFGARWHLILSYVAVAVGIVFGYWLMSVLVFFMIRRGHPGPLDDVSPASPAHIATALLLVPVFVLSAVRLGFF; encoded by the coding sequence ATGGTGGTGAGTCCCGAGCATTTCGCCGCCGCCCGCGCGGCTGTTGAAGCGTCGTTCCCCGTCCAGGAAGTCTGGTTCCAGAACGGCCGCCCGGCGTTCACGATCATGCCGGGGCCGGACCGCAAGGCCCGGTTCCTGGAGCTTCGCGAACGCCTGAGCGGTCTCGGCGTGCTGCCGCTGATGCGGCGCCACGACGGGGAGACCGTGATCCTGCTGGCGTCGAAGCCGGCGGCGGCGCCGACCGCGTGGCGGTGGCCGGTGCTGCTCTTCGCCGCGACGCTGGCCACGACGTTCGTCGCAGGGTACCTGGACGCGCGCGGCTCGTGTGTGCCGGGGCTGCTCGCGCCCGTGCCGGGCGGGATCGCGTTTGCACTCTCGTTGATGGCGATCCTGTTCTGTCACGAGATGGGACACAAGGTGGTGTCGATCTGGCGAGGCATCGACGCGAGTCTCCCGTTCTTCATCCCGATGCCGCCGCTGCCGGGTCTCGCAATCGGGACGCTCGGCGCGGTGATCTTCACGCGCACGCCCGCGCCGAACCGCGACGCGCTGATCGAACTCGGGGCGAGCGGGCCGCTGGCGGGCTTCGTCGTCGCGATTCCGATTCTGCTCTACGGGGTGCAGCACTCGCTCGTGATCCCGCACGCGGCAATCGTGGCCCGCGGGTGCGCGTTGGTCGCGGTGCCGACGCCGCTCCTGGTCGACTTGCTGATCGGACGGCTGCTGCATCCGGCCGCGACGGCCGACGTCATCATTCATCCGATGGCGTTCGCGGGATGGGTGGGCCTGCTCGTCACCGCGCTCAACCTGCTGCCGGCCAGCATGCTGGACGGCGGACACGTGACGCGGGCCGTCTTCGGCGCCCGCTGGCACCTCATTCTTTCCTACGTCGCCGTCGCCGTGGGGATCGTCTTCGGCTACTGGCTGATGAGCGTGCTGGTGTTCTTCATGATCCGGCGCGGGCACCCGGGACCGCTGGACGACGTCTCGCCGGCGAGTCCCGCGCACATCGCGACGGCGCTCCTCCTCGTACCGGTCTTCGTCCTGAGCGCGGTGCGGCTGGGTTTCTTCTAG
- a CDS encoding ABC transporter ATP-binding protein has translation MSVTSPVQRRESAILDGSGEGRPLVEAQNLQKKFRSYHAVRGVSFTCYSGEVFGLLGPNGAGKTTTIRMLTTILRPTSGTARIAGYDVVREPEEVRRAIGVLPENAGVYGRLTGREAIRYAGRLYGLVGRDLERRIVEIADALELTPHLDRLSDTYSKGMKQKVNVARALIHNPRVVFLDEPTSGLDVISARSVRDFVLRFKAEGRCVILSTHMMEEAERLCDRVAIIAGGRIRAEGELEQLKADTGQDLEEIFMAMVEQSIVR, from the coding sequence ATGAGCGTCACCTCGCCGGTCCAGCGCCGCGAGTCCGCGATCCTCGACGGATCGGGCGAGGGACGACCGCTCGTCGAGGCCCAAAATTTGCAGAAGAAGTTTCGCAGCTATCACGCCGTCCGCGGCGTGTCCTTCACCTGCTACTCCGGCGAAGTCTTCGGCCTGCTGGGCCCGAACGGCGCCGGCAAGACGACGACGATCCGGATGCTCACGACGATTCTGCGGCCCACGTCCGGCACCGCGCGGATCGCCGGCTACGACGTCGTGCGGGAGCCCGAAGAGGTGCGCCGCGCGATCGGCGTGCTGCCGGAGAACGCCGGGGTCTACGGCCGCCTGACCGGGCGCGAGGCGATCCGGTACGCCGGCCGGCTGTACGGCCTTGTCGGTCGAGACCTTGAGCGGCGGATCGTCGAGATCGCCGACGCCCTCGAGCTGACGCCGCACCTCGACCGGCTCAGCGACACCTACAGCAAAGGCATGAAGCAGAAGGTGAACGTTGCACGCGCGCTGATCCACAACCCGCGCGTGGTGTTTCTCGACGAGCCGACCTCGGGGCTCGACGTGATCTCCGCGCGGTCGGTGCGGGACTTCGTTCTCCGGTTCAAGGCAGAGGGCCGGTGCGTCATTCTCTCCACCCATATGATGGAAGAAGCGGAGCGCTTGTGCGACCGCGTCGCGATCATCGCGGGCGGCCGCATACGCGCCGAGGGCGAGCTCGAGCAGCTCAAGGCCGACACCGGCCAAGACCTGGAAGAGATCTTCATGGCGATGGTCGAGCAGAGTATCGTCCGATGA